Proteins encoded in a region of the Elaeis guineensis isolate ETL-2024a chromosome 7, EG11, whole genome shotgun sequence genome:
- the LOC105032495 gene encoding protein HUA2-LIKE 3 isoform X3: MAPSRRKGSSRAAAAAAAAQQQWKVGDLVLAKMKGFPAWPAMITEPEKWGLSSVRKKVLVYFYGTKQIAFCNYADIEAFTEEKKKSLLIKRQGKGADFVRAIDEIIDVYEALKKQTSDQFISGDDGDLGINRSNSFRKSPEHSSHIADDQRSGALCAKESHDVINSEETSATSAEGDPHNINAATDEPAEKVLIIDQLRQAPLATSTTSRKKRLRDAPAESFIAQKKITSLRRSRNSSGGDPPKIKKSDILHNDTDSVSDNVTTDGVQEDSMINRSAENMPHASDFHDVAVPVTAGFLGNGSSGNTACETAATKYEANLNERVVLDPSCKFEVSANGCLESEVRQNGQLDLPMKTVIFKKKRKPNRKRASNSSECAGLDKDIELQVEPSRSLSESPNSRGEINETDHKADGDEHLPLVKRARVRMGEPPVEEKQFDELHDTNDNSGVTVMMNNCDKYSTSTSPRNNCLTNGTSLGLKEASNSSPINDCSHPSGSDRMIWKAKKYQLKSFTLDVEAALPPSKRLHRALEAMSANAAEATDDCPRAPRPKEMMLNNCMVSLTTSSLHLSTDGKIESPTRFNDIPSTECNVFHTSRSGLSAQNLDVPTLASSEVKTDDVNSEHLRSPHDKHGNEVLVDVKNYDGSSVSKAVDVDIHDKSMRPCFFRLTEQVNLTDSEGMPDRSSSPSGKVNENEILQPEEECPHSPVDNILSRDQTVKPSIRKPDSVLSSKGCNDSFSPDGAFVTLSATNGSSTTSGTFGPTKSSSIQLDEDAQTRDMEDVAREVKSKVTPRDRCSSPDLTPMKDLIAAAQAKRLLSRSTSFSDNYVDYKVEAVLSPSLASKEDSFGREAYAARKSFEALLCTLTRTKESIGRATRLAIDCAKYGIAGEVVDVLLQNLEREPSLYRRVDLFFLVDSITQCSRSQKGGAGDMYPSLVQSVLPRLLSAAAPPGNAAWENRRQCLKVLRLWLERKTLPESIIRQHIRELDSVNEASFTSTFSRRPSRTERALNDPIREMEGMLVDEYGSNTSFQLPCLLHTTVLEDEEASASDEKSFEAVTPERHAAVDHEKGITQISTEKHRHILEDVDGELEMEDVAPPCEVEVSSSCHVSVADTICNNHNQPDQHHSLPFAPPLPEDRPPSPPPLPSSPPPLSPPCSAALSDGSQQQSGSHAVSDTADLHLSSITHNMQNQQSQSVGQQPSGLNTNLMSSELVVYYTPGYGGPPKQMPPPVSSLSSSSYGIVPVSHPPVHSGNDFQPIVSAPMTSKAYHLQPPSPTVSNQFSYVKAETQQRVPHWGNCSAFTERFQCVDIHGGNFYGRRGARGLVQQEIVERGRFSPAFHSGPSVSGKVEASPASLSHYGPPSEPPSIPCPGWPPRPRMSSYIVPASRPSTESPVSRVAGGARTTGFWRPR, encoded by the exons AGCATTCTGCAACTATGCTGATATTGAAGCTTTCACggaggagaaaaagaaatctCTTTTAATTAAGCGCCAGGGTAAAGGGGCTGATTTCGTCCGTGCaattgatgaaataattgatgtTTATGAAGCTTTGAAGAAGCAGACATCTGATCAGTTTATTTCGGGGGATGATGGAGATTTGGGAATTAATAGAAGTAATTCTTTTAGAAAGAGCCCAGAGCATAGTTCTCATATTGCAGATGACCAGAGGTCAGGTGCCCTATGTGCGAAAGAAAGCCATGATGTTATCAATTCTGAAGAAACTTCTGCAACCTCAGCAGAAGGGGATCCTCACAACATAAATGCAGCAACTGATGAACCAGCTGAAAAGGTCTTGATCATTGATCAACTAAGGCAGGCCCCTTTGGCTACTAGTACAACTTCAAGGAAGAAGAGATTAAGAGATGCTCCAGCAGAGAGCTTTATTGCTCAGAAAAAAATAACATCCCTTCGAAGGTCTAGAAATTCTTCTGGTGGTGATCCTccgaaaataaaaaaatcagatatccTACATAATGATACTGACTCAGTCAGTGATAATGTGACTACTGATGGAGTGCAGGAAGATTCCATGATAAATAGGAGTGCTGAAAACATGCCTCATGCCTCAGATTTTCATGATGTTGCTGTACCAGTTACTGCTGGTTTCCTTGGAAATGGTAGCAGTGGGAATACTGCATGTGAAACAGCTGCAACAAAATATGAAGCAAATCTGAATGAAAGGGTTGTACTTGATCCTAGTTGTAAATTTGAAGTCTCTGCAAATGGGTGCTTGGAGAGTGAAGTTAGGCAGAATGGCCAACTTGACCTCCCCATGAAGACAGtgatcttcaagaagaaaaggaaacCAAACCGGAAGCGGGCATCTAATAGTTCAGAGTGTGCTGGATTGGACAAGGATATAGAATTGCAGGTGGAGCCAAGTCGAAGCCTTTCAGAGTCTCCAAATTCTCGTGGTGAAATAAATGAAACAGACCATAAAGCAGATGGAGATGAGCATCTTCCTTTGGTGAAAAGAGCAAGAGTTCGAATGGGTGAACCACCTGTCGAGGAGAAACAGTTTGATGAGCTTCATGACACTAATGACAACTCAGGAGTGACAGTGATGATGAATAATTGTGACAAATATTCTACATCCACCAGTCCTAGAAATAATTGTCTGACCAATGGGACATCTCTAGGGCTCAAGGAAGCCTCAAATTCATCCCCCATAAACGATTGCTCTCATCCTTCAGGAAGCGATCGAATGATATGGAAGGCTAAAAAGTATCAACTTAAGAGTTTTACATTAGATGTCGAAGCAGCTTTGCCTCCATCAAAACGCCTACATCGTGCTTTGGAAGCTATGTCTGCCAATGCTGCTGAAGCTACAGATGATTGTCCTAGAGCTCCAAGGCCAAAGGAAATGATGCTTAACAACTGCATGGTATCTCTCACAACAAGTTCTCTCCATCTTTCTACTGATGGGAAGATTGAGAGCCCTACAAGATTTAATGACATACCATCTACTGAATGTAATGTATTTCACACAAGCAGATCTGGATTGTCAGCACAAAATTTGGATGTACCAACATTAGCTTCTTCAGAAGTGAAGACTGATGATGTCAATAGTGAACATTTGAGAAGTCCTCATGATAAACACGGCAATGAAGTCCTTGTGGATGTTAAAAACTATGATGGGTCGTCTGTGTCTAAAGCAGTTGATGTTGATATACATGACAAGAGTATGCGACCTTGTTTTTTCAGGTTAACTGAGCAGGTTAATTTGACTGACTCTGAAGGTATGCCTGATCGCTCATCATCACCTTCAGGAAAGGtaaatgagaatgaaattctGCAACCAGAAGAGGAATGCCCACATTCTCCTGTGGATAATATTTTAAGTAGAGATCAAACAGTGAAACCATCcatacggaagccagactctgtTTTGAGTAGTAAAGGTTGCAATGATTCTTTCTCTCCTGATGGAGCTTTTGTGACTCTATCAGCTACAAATGGCAGTTCTACAACAAGTGGGACATTTGGGCCTACAAAGTCTTCTAGCATTCAACTTGATGAAGATGCACAAACCCGTGACAT GGAGGATGTTGCAAGGGAAGTCAAATCCAAAGTAACTCCAAGGGATAGGTGTTCTTCTCCTGATTTGACTCCCATGAAAGATTTGATTGCTGCTGCCCAGGCTAAACGACTTTTGTCTCGATCTACTTCATTTTCTGATAACTATGTAGATTATAAGGTTGAGGCTGTACTGAGTCCATCTTTAGCCAGCAAGGAAGATTCTTTTGGACGAG AAGCATATGCTGCAAGGAAATCTTTTGAAGCTTTACTGTGTACATTAACAAGAACAAAAGAGAGTATAGGACGAGCAACACGCCTAGCTATTGATTGTGCTAAATATGGGATTGCTGGGGAG GTGGTTGATGTTCTTCTTCAGAACCTGGAGAGAGAGCCTAGCTTGTACAGAAGGGTAGATCTATTCTTCCTTGTAGATTCAATTACTCAATGCTCTCGAAGTCAAAAAG GTGGAGCTGGAGATATGTACCCCTCTCTTGTCCAATCAGTGCTTCCACGTTTGTTATCTGCTGCAGCACCTCCTGGAAATGCAGCATGGGAAAACCGCAGGCAATGCCTCAAG GTTTTGAGATTATGGCTTGAGAGGAAAACCCTTCCGGAATCCATTATACGCCAGCACATACGAGAACTTGATTCTGTAAATGAAGCATCATTTACAAGTACTTTTTCTCGACGTCCATCAAGAACAGAGAGGGCTCTTAATGATCCTATAAGGGAGATGGAGGGAATGCTTGTTGATGAGTATGGAAG CAATACCAGTTTTCAACTTCCATGTTTACTTCATACTACTGTGCTTGAAGATGAGGAAGCAAGTGCATCCGATGAAAAAAGTTTTGAGGCTGTTACTCCAGAAAGGCATGCTGCGGTTGATCATGAAAAGGGAATCACTCAGATTTCAACTGAAAAGCACCGGCATATCTTGGAAGATGTTGATGGTGAGCTTGAAATGGAGGATGTGGCTCCTCCTTGTGAAGTTGAAGTGAGCTCCTCCTGTCATGTTTCAGTTGCCGATACCATATGCAATAACCATAATCAACCTGATCAGCATCATTCATTGCCCTTTGCTCCTCCACTACCTGAGGACAGGCCACCATCTCCGCCCCCTTTGCCATCATCTCCTCCACCTTTGTCTCCCCCTTGCTCTGCTGCGCTCTCTGATGGTTCGCAGCAACAATCAGGATCTCATGCTGTTTCTGATACTGCTGACCTGCATCTTTCTAGCATTACCCAT AATATGCAAAATCAACAATCACAGTCTGTTGGTCAGCAACCAAGTGGCCTGAATACGAACTTGATGTCCTCAGAGTTGGTTGTGTATTATACTCCTGGATATGGAGGTCCTCCAAAACAGATGCCACCACCTGTCTCATCTCTTAGTTCCAGTTCTTATGGCATCGTTCCAGTTTCTCATCCGCCTGTTCATTCTGGGAATGACTTTCAGCCTATAGTCAGTGCACCTATGACCAGTAAGGCCTACCACTTACAGCCGCCCTCTCCCACAGTTTCAAATCAGTTCTCCTATGTAAAGGCTGAAACACAACAAAGAGTTCCACATTGGGGGAATTGTTCTGCATTCACGGAGAGATTCCAGTGTGTAGATATCCATGGGGGAAACTTCTATGGTCGTAGAGGTGCAAGGGGACTGGTCCAACAAGAGATTGTTGAGAGGGGCAGGTTTTCTCCAGCGTTTCATTCAG GTCCCTCAGTTTCCGGCAAGGTGGAGGCATCTCCTGCTTCTCTGTCCCACTATGGTCCACCATCAGAACCCCCATCAATTCCATGCCCTGGGTGGCCTCCTCGTCCCAGGATGTCCAGTTACATTGTACCTGCTTCGAGACCATCAACAGAGAGCCCAGTTTCTCGAGTTGCTGGAGGTGCAAGAA CAACTGGCTTCTGGAGACCAAGATAA